A genome region from Nocardiopsis exhalans includes the following:
- a CDS encoding hydroxypyruvate isomerase family protein: MSHTLGYTVNCSLLFTELPVNERPQAARDAGFHAVEFWWPFETATPEQAEIDAFVTALDNAGVRLSGLNFFAGQLPGPDRGVLSHPSRTAEFLANTEVVAQIAERTGTTGFNALYGLRQDGVDPAEQDRLALENTVAAANAVAKVGGTVLVEPISGSDDYPLKTAAEGLAFVAKVREAGAENVALLADFFHLAVNGDDVAAVVRDHAAEFGHIQIADAPGRGEPGTGELPIDELLTAAQAGGYRGLVGLEYKPTVPSAQSFGWLS; the protein is encoded by the coding sequence ATGAGCCACACACTCGGGTACACGGTGAACTGCTCCCTGCTGTTCACCGAGCTCCCCGTCAACGAGCGCCCCCAGGCCGCACGCGACGCGGGTTTCCACGCCGTCGAGTTCTGGTGGCCCTTCGAGACCGCCACCCCGGAGCAGGCGGAGATCGACGCCTTCGTCACCGCCCTCGACAACGCGGGCGTGCGCCTCAGCGGCCTCAACTTCTTCGCGGGCCAGCTCCCCGGCCCCGACCGCGGCGTGCTCTCCCACCCCTCGCGCACCGCCGAGTTCCTCGCCAACACCGAGGTGGTCGCCCAGATCGCCGAACGCACCGGCACCACCGGGTTCAACGCCCTCTACGGCCTGCGCCAGGACGGAGTGGACCCGGCCGAGCAGGACCGGCTCGCGCTGGAGAACACCGTGGCCGCCGCCAACGCGGTCGCCAAGGTCGGCGGCACCGTACTCGTCGAGCCCATCAGCGGCTCCGACGACTACCCGCTCAAGACCGCCGCCGAGGGCCTGGCCTTCGTCGCCAAGGTCAGGGAGGCCGGGGCCGAGAACGTCGCGCTCCTCGCCGACTTCTTCCACCTGGCCGTCAACGGCGACGACGTCGCCGCCGTGGTCCGCGATCACGCGGCCGAGTTCGGGCACATCCAGATCGCCGACGCCCCCGGCCGCGGCGAGCCCGGCACCGGCGAACTGCCCATCGACGAACTCCTCACCGCGGCCCAGGCCGGCGGCTACCGGGGCCTGGTCGGCCTGGAGTACAAGCCGACCGTCCCCAGTGCGCAGAGCTTCGGCTGGCTGAGCTGA
- a CDS encoding nucleobase:cation symporter-2 family protein, with translation MSNSPSAKDSATTNATTPTRPEDEKLPLRLMLVYGLQHILTMYAGAVAPALVIGAAAGLANDPAAMGILVSGALLVAGIATLMQTVGHRRIGAQMPIVVACSFVPVSAITALAAGQNGENLPVAFGASIAAGVFALLLTPFFGQLIRFFPPIVTGTIITVIGVSLMPVATRWIMDGSTRVLEDGSEVPAAPLGNLALAGLTLAVILVGSRLFPGIWGRLSILLGLVVGTLVAIPLGMADFSRVGEADFVFNPTSVFYFGAPQFEIAAIITMCIIMLVVLTEGASHIIAVGEITGSKVDAKRISAGLRADVSGSIIGPIFSATPTSSFAQNIGLLALTGIRSRYVVATGAGILLVLGLFPVLGGVMAAIPTPVLGGAGLVLFGSVAASGIKTLAKVDFTNNLNLILVAASVGVAIIPLAYPTFYKFLPESVELIAHSGIIGAAIVSILLNICFNVIGRGPSASPAEIDQADIGSAGPGEAKYTDQAGATYRGSSSRESGGQGTEHPERT, from the coding sequence ATGTCGAACAGTCCGTCCGCGAAGGACTCGGCCACAACAAACGCCACGACCCCCACTCGTCCCGAGGACGAGAAGCTGCCCCTGCGGCTCATGCTCGTCTACGGGCTCCAGCACATCCTCACCATGTACGCCGGTGCGGTGGCACCGGCACTCGTCATCGGCGCCGCCGCTGGGCTCGCGAACGACCCCGCCGCCATGGGAATCCTCGTCAGCGGCGCACTCCTGGTGGCGGGTATCGCCACCCTGATGCAGACCGTCGGCCACAGGCGGATCGGCGCGCAGATGCCGATCGTGGTGGCCTGCTCCTTCGTCCCGGTCAGCGCCATCACCGCCCTGGCCGCCGGCCAGAACGGCGAGAACCTCCCCGTGGCCTTCGGCGCGTCGATCGCCGCGGGTGTGTTCGCCCTGCTGCTGACCCCCTTCTTCGGGCAGCTGATCCGCTTCTTCCCGCCGATCGTCACGGGCACGATCATCACGGTGATCGGCGTCAGCCTGATGCCGGTGGCCACCCGTTGGATCATGGACGGTTCCACCCGCGTCCTGGAGGACGGCAGCGAGGTCCCGGCCGCCCCCCTGGGCAACCTCGCCCTGGCCGGGCTGACCCTGGCCGTCATCCTCGTCGGCTCCCGCCTCTTCCCCGGCATCTGGGGGCGGCTGTCCATCCTGCTCGGCCTGGTCGTGGGCACGCTCGTCGCGATCCCGCTCGGCATGGCCGACTTCAGCCGGGTGGGCGAGGCCGACTTCGTGTTCAACCCGACCTCGGTGTTCTACTTCGGCGCGCCGCAGTTCGAGATCGCCGCGATCATCACCATGTGCATCATCATGCTCGTGGTCCTGACCGAGGGCGCCTCGCACATCATCGCGGTCGGTGAGATCACCGGTTCCAAGGTCGACGCCAAGCGCATCTCCGCCGGTCTGCGCGCCGACGTCAGCGGTTCGATCATCGGTCCGATCTTCAGCGCCACCCCCACCAGCTCGTTCGCGCAGAACATCGGCCTGCTCGCGCTGACCGGGATCCGCAGCCGCTACGTGGTCGCCACAGGCGCGGGCATCCTGCTGGTTCTGGGCCTGTTCCCGGTGCTCGGCGGGGTCATGGCCGCCATCCCCACCCCGGTTCTGGGCGGTGCCGGCCTGGTGCTGTTCGGCAGCGTCGCGGCCAGCGGCATCAAGACCCTGGCCAAGGTGGACTTCACCAACAACCTCAACCTGATCCTGGTGGCCGCCTCGGTGGGCGTGGCGATCATCCCGCTGGCCTACCCGACCTTCTACAAGTTCCTGCCGGAGTCGGTCGAGCTGATCGCGCACTCGGGCATCATCGGCGCGGCGATCGTGTCGATCCTGCTGAACATCTGCTTCAACGTGATCGGCCGCGGCCCCTCGGCCTCCCCCGCCGAGATCGACCAGGCGGACATCGGCAGCGCCGGGCCCGGTGAGGCCAAGTACACCGACCAGGCGGGCGCGACCTACCGCGGTTCGTCGTCGCGGGAGAGCGGGGGCCAGGGGACCGAGCACCCCGAACGGACCTGA
- the uraH gene encoding hydroxyisourate hydrolase encodes MSHVTTHILDAALGKPARDVPVRLEAAVDPGRSSWKTVAEGRTNSDGRVPDLGPEQLSAGYYRVVFDTGSYFEASGQKGFYPEVSIVFDLAEEDQHYHVPLLLSPFAYSTYRGS; translated from the coding sequence ATGAGCCACGTGACCACCCACATCCTGGACGCCGCCCTGGGCAAGCCCGCCCGCGACGTCCCGGTCCGCCTGGAGGCCGCGGTCGACCCCGGTCGCAGCTCCTGGAAGACCGTCGCCGAGGGCCGGACCAACAGCGACGGCCGCGTGCCCGACCTGGGGCCCGAGCAGCTCTCCGCGGGGTACTACCGGGTCGTCTTCGACACCGGGTCCTACTTCGAGGCGAGCGGCCAGAAGGGGTTCTACCCCGAGGTCAGCATCGTGTTCGACCTCGCCGAGGAGGACCAGCACTACCACGTGCCGCTGCTCCTGAGCCCGTTCGCCTACTCGACCTACCGGGGCTCGTAG
- a CDS encoding type II toxin-antitoxin system VapB family antitoxin, with protein sequence MSKVLIDIDDEALARASEILGTKTKKDTVNTALQETVRRLDRAAALAEMRELVTEGGVDLEVLDDKREYRR encoded by the coding sequence ATGAGCAAGGTCCTGATCGACATCGACGACGAGGCTCTGGCCCGGGCTTCTGAAATCCTCGGTACCAAGACCAAGAAGGACACGGTCAACACCGCCCTCCAGGAAACCGTGCGCAGACTGGACAGAGCCGCTGCCCTGGCTGAGATGCGTGAACTCGTGACCGAAGGCGGCGTGGACCTCGAGGTGCTGGATGACAAGCGGGAGTACCGCCGGTGA
- the pucL gene encoding factor-independent urate hydroxylase, which yields MGIKLGDNQYGKAEVRLVHVKRDTAVHQIKDINVTSQLRGDLEEVHTVGDNSKCLPTDTQKNTVYAKAREWGGVGAIEDFALRLARHFVDEHEYVYGARQEIQEYSWDRIATAKGPHDHAFSRNGAETRTTVVNKDGDKEWVVSGFEGLTVLKSTGSEFHGYPKTRYTTLPETNDRILATDVTARWRYVGTEHDFDKSYASVRALCLEAFAETHSLALQQTLYAMGTAVLEAHPEIAEIRFSMPNKHHFLVDLSSFDLDNPNEVFFAADRPYGKIEATVERDDAPEAGDAWKAVPGFV from the coding sequence ATGGGCATCAAGCTCGGAGACAACCAGTACGGCAAGGCCGAGGTCCGCCTCGTCCACGTCAAGCGCGACACCGCCGTCCACCAGATCAAGGACATCAACGTCACCTCGCAGCTGCGCGGCGACCTCGAGGAAGTCCACACCGTCGGCGACAACAGCAAGTGCCTGCCGACCGACACCCAGAAGAACACCGTCTACGCCAAGGCCCGCGAGTGGGGCGGCGTCGGCGCGATCGAGGACTTCGCGCTGCGTCTGGCCCGCCACTTCGTGGACGAGCACGAGTACGTGTACGGCGCCCGCCAGGAGATCCAGGAGTACTCCTGGGACCGGATCGCCACCGCGAAGGGCCCGCACGACCACGCCTTCTCCCGCAACGGCGCCGAGACCCGCACCACCGTCGTCAACAAGGACGGCGACAAGGAGTGGGTGGTCTCCGGCTTCGAGGGCCTGACCGTCCTCAAGTCCACCGGCTCGGAGTTCCACGGGTACCCCAAGACCCGGTACACCACGCTCCCCGAGACCAACGACCGGATCCTGGCCACCGACGTCACCGCCCGCTGGCGCTACGTCGGCACCGAGCACGACTTCGACAAGTCGTACGCCTCAGTGCGGGCCCTGTGCCTGGAGGCCTTCGCCGAGACGCACAGCCTCGCTTTGCAGCAGACGCTGTACGCGATGGGCACCGCCGTTCTGGAGGCCCACCCGGAGATCGCCGAGATCCGGTTCTCCATGCCGAACAAGCACCACTTCCTGGTCGACCTGTCCTCCTTCGACCTGGACAACCCCAACGAGGTCTTCTTCGCCGCCGACCGCCCCTACGGCAAGATCGAGGCGACGGTCGAGCGGGACGACGCCCCTGAGGCGGGCGACGCCTGGAAGGCCGTTCCGGGTTTCGTCTAG
- a CDS encoding PIN domain nuclease — protein MSPAVYLVDTSALARIYSNPEGNEEWDHALIHGTVAVCPITELEFLYSARSDRHREQMVHLLNRMLLPVGLGEEHFARAWEVQRLLTARGEHRSAGPVDLLVAACAEMHGLTLLHDDNDFETIARITGQKVRRI, from the coding sequence GTGAGCCCAGCCGTCTACCTAGTGGACACCAGCGCACTCGCCCGGATCTACAGCAACCCTGAAGGAAACGAGGAATGGGACCACGCCCTCATCCACGGCACAGTGGCGGTCTGTCCCATCACCGAACTCGAGTTCCTCTACAGCGCGCGCTCCGACAGACACCGAGAGCAGATGGTTCACCTGCTCAACCGCATGCTGCTTCCGGTTGGCCTGGGTGAGGAACACTTCGCCCGCGCCTGGGAAGTCCAGCGTCTCCTCACTGCCAGAGGCGAGCACCGCAGCGCGGGCCCGGTAGACCTGTTGGTTGCCGCCTGCGCCGAGATGCACGGACTCACTCTGCTACACGATGACAACGACTTCGAGACGATCGCCCGCATCACCGGGCAGAAGGTCCGCCGGATCTGA
- the gcl gene encoding glyoxylate carboligase translates to MAKMPAMNAVVEVLKDEGVDTAFGCPGAAILPLYKAMEDVGGIEHLTVRHEEGATHMADGWSRTTGKVGVAIGTSGPAGTNMITGLYTAIADSVPIVCITGQQRTDLLDKEGFQAVDIVEIAKPVTKWAVQIKEAATAPWIFREAFRIAQEGRPGPVLIDIPVDVAQKIIDYDPELDAALKINTVEPHLTRVEKALDLLLAAERPLILAGGGVILAEASDDLRELADYLQVPVQVTLMGKGSFDEDSPLYSGMTGVQTSQRYGNASFLESDLVLAVGARFADRHTGQIDVYRGERKFIHVDIEATQIGRVFEPDLGVVSDAKLFVQELLAAAKRRKATAKVGAWIERVNELKSTLTRREDFDTVPVKAPRVYKEINEVFDEDTYFVTAIGLYQIWGGQHQKAYKPRHYQICGQAGPLGWEIPAAIGVKKALKNTEPDAEVVGIVGDYGFQYMVEELAVAAQYNVPYVIIMLNNEYLGLIRQASIPFDMNYQVDIHYDEYGTDSVKLMEAYGCSGRRVWEPSEIRESLEWARKQAQTTSRPVLVEIMIEREANTPHGPAINAVKEFEPVPGE, encoded by the coding sequence ATGGCGAAAATGCCCGCGATGAACGCCGTCGTGGAGGTTCTCAAGGACGAGGGCGTCGACACCGCCTTCGGCTGCCCCGGCGCCGCGATCCTCCCCCTCTACAAGGCGATGGAGGACGTCGGCGGCATCGAGCACCTGACCGTCCGCCACGAGGAGGGCGCCACCCACATGGCCGACGGCTGGTCGCGTACGACCGGCAAGGTCGGCGTGGCCATCGGCACCTCCGGTCCCGCCGGAACCAACATGATCACCGGCTTGTACACCGCCATCGCGGACTCGGTCCCGATCGTGTGCATCACCGGCCAGCAGCGCACCGACCTGCTGGACAAGGAGGGCTTCCAGGCGGTCGACATCGTCGAGATCGCCAAGCCCGTCACCAAGTGGGCCGTGCAGATCAAGGAGGCGGCCACCGCCCCGTGGATCTTCCGCGAGGCCTTCCGGATCGCCCAGGAGGGTCGTCCCGGCCCGGTCCTGATCGACATCCCGGTGGACGTCGCCCAGAAGATCATCGACTACGACCCCGAGCTGGACGCCGCGCTCAAGATCAACACGGTCGAGCCGCACCTGACCCGGGTCGAGAAGGCCCTGGACCTGCTGCTGGCGGCCGAACGCCCGCTCATCCTCGCCGGCGGCGGCGTGATCCTGGCCGAGGCCTCCGACGACCTGCGCGAGCTGGCCGACTACCTCCAGGTCCCGGTCCAGGTCACCCTCATGGGCAAGGGCTCCTTCGACGAGGACTCGCCCCTGTACTCCGGCATGACCGGCGTCCAGACCTCCCAGCGCTACGGCAACGCCTCCTTCCTGGAGTCGGACCTGGTCCTGGCCGTGGGTGCGCGCTTCGCCGACCGCCACACCGGCCAGATCGACGTCTACCGCGGTGAGCGCAAGTTCATCCACGTGGACATCGAGGCCACCCAGATCGGCCGGGTCTTCGAGCCCGACCTGGGCGTGGTCTCCGACGCCAAGCTGTTCGTCCAGGAGCTGCTGGCCGCCGCCAAGCGCCGCAAGGCCACGGCGAAGGTCGGCGCGTGGATCGAACGCGTCAACGAGCTCAAGTCCACCCTGACCCGCCGCGAGGACTTCGACACCGTTCCCGTGAAGGCGCCCCGCGTCTACAAGGAGATCAACGAGGTCTTCGACGAGGACACCTACTTCGTCACCGCCATCGGCCTCTACCAGATCTGGGGCGGCCAGCACCAGAAGGCGTACAAGCCGCGCCACTACCAGATCTGCGGCCAGGCGGGCCCGCTCGGCTGGGAGATCCCGGCGGCCATCGGCGTCAAGAAGGCGCTGAAGAACACCGAGCCGGACGCCGAGGTGGTCGGCATCGTCGGCGACTACGGCTTCCAGTACATGGTCGAGGAGCTGGCGGTCGCGGCGCAGTACAACGTGCCGTACGTGATCATCATGCTCAACAACGAGTACCTGGGCCTGATCCGCCAGGCGTCGATCCCGTTCGACATGAACTACCAGGTGGACATCCACTACGACGAGTACGGCACCGACAGCGTGAAGCTGATGGAGGCCTACGGCTGTTCCGGCCGCCGCGTCTGGGAGCCCTCGGAGATCCGGGAGTCCCTGGAGTGGGCGCGCAAGCAGGCGCAGACCACCTCCCGCCCGGTGCTCGTCGAGATCATGATCGAGCGCGAGGCCAACACCCCGCACGGCCCGGCGATCAACGCGGTGAAGGAGTTCGAGCCGGTCCCCGGCGAGTAA
- a CDS encoding LysR family transcriptional regulator, with product MPVRVTDWDLRKLRVLRTLEELGTVRATAEALSMTPSAVSQQLSSLSQQVGVALLEAHGRRVRLTDAAHVLLRHTDVVLAQLERAEAELDGYVRGESGRVRVGTFATAIPGLVVPALNALRTAHPGLRTRVHQAEAAEVYELLSAGEIDIGLSLAAQAPTGSDGRYDRTELLTDPLDVAVPAQHRLATTPALRMRDLAEEPWIYGASGPWREITLAACAQAGFAPEQAHVASDWRAILDMVAAGMGVALIPRLAAAQETPGVALRIPHTDQPRRHVVTAVRSGSGQRPQIALALQALAEAAAHLSNPTVQPKRT from the coding sequence ATGCCTGTGAGGGTGACCGACTGGGACCTGCGCAAGCTGCGCGTACTCCGCACCCTCGAAGAGCTCGGGACCGTCCGCGCCACCGCCGAGGCCCTTTCCATGACTCCTTCGGCCGTCTCCCAACAACTGTCGTCGCTGTCCCAGCAGGTGGGGGTGGCGCTGTTGGAGGCGCACGGGCGCCGGGTCCGGCTGACCGACGCCGCGCACGTGCTGCTGCGGCACACCGACGTGGTGCTGGCCCAGCTGGAGCGGGCCGAGGCCGAGCTCGACGGGTACGTGCGCGGCGAGTCCGGGCGCGTGCGCGTGGGTACCTTCGCCACCGCCATCCCCGGGCTGGTGGTCCCCGCGTTGAACGCCCTGCGCACGGCCCACCCGGGGCTGCGCACCCGGGTGCACCAGGCCGAGGCGGCCGAGGTGTACGAGCTGCTCTCCGCGGGAGAGATCGACATCGGCCTGTCCCTGGCCGCACAGGCGCCGACCGGCTCCGACGGCCGCTACGACCGGACCGAGCTGCTCACCGACCCCCTGGACGTGGCGGTACCCGCCCAGCACCGACTGGCCACCACCCCGGCGCTGCGGATGCGCGACCTCGCCGAGGAGCCGTGGATCTACGGGGCGTCGGGGCCCTGGCGGGAGATCACCCTGGCGGCCTGCGCCCAGGCGGGGTTCGCCCCCGAGCAGGCGCACGTGGCCTCCGACTGGCGGGCGATCCTGGACATGGTGGCGGCGGGCATGGGGGTGGCGCTGATCCCCCGGTTGGCGGCCGCCCAGGAGACACCGGGGGTCGCACTGCGCATCCCGCACACGGACCAACCGCGCCGCCACGTGGTCACCGCGGTTCGCTCAGGCTCGGGCCAGCGCCCGCAGATCGCCCTCGCCCTCCAGGCCCTGGCCGAGGCCGCCGCGCATCTGAGCAACCCAACCGTTCAGCCAAAACGAACATAA
- the uraD gene encoding 2-oxo-4-hydroxy-4-carboxy-5-ureidoimidazoline decarboxylase has product MPETTPDQPGDAPDPGLARLNALSKEDLRTELAQCLNVDRWVEAVASEAPYSDRETLLARADGHARGITSDEVATALARHPRIGEKAKGQDTESAWSRGEQSAFAADTDDASARVQRIFTFAQGEYEGRFGQIYLVCASGRSSRELLADLVARLDNDRDTELTVVGEELRKISGLRLVKLLEAA; this is encoded by the coding sequence ATGCCCGAGACCACCCCGGACCAGCCGGGGGACGCCCCCGACCCGGGTCTGGCGCGTCTGAACGCCCTCTCCAAGGAGGACCTGCGCACCGAACTCGCGCAGTGCCTGAACGTGGACCGCTGGGTGGAGGCCGTCGCGTCCGAGGCGCCCTACTCCGACCGCGAGACCCTGCTCGCGCGGGCCGACGGCCACGCGCGCGGAATCACCTCCGACGAGGTCGCCACCGCCCTGGCCCGCCACCCCCGTATCGGGGAGAAGGCCAAGGGACAGGACACCGAGTCGGCGTGGTCGCGCGGTGAGCAGTCGGCGTTCGCCGCCGACACCGACGACGCCTCCGCCCGGGTTCAGCGGATCTTCACGTTCGCGCAGGGTGAGTACGAGGGAAGGTTCGGGCAGATCTACCTTGTCTGCGCCAGCGGCCGCAGCAGCCGCGAACTCCTCGCGGACCTGGTCGCCCGGCTGGACAACGACCGCGACACCGAGCTGACCGTGGTCGGCGAGGAGCTCCGCAAGATCTCCGGACTCCGCCTGGTCAAACTCCTGGAGGCAGCATGA